TTCCATCCGTACTTTCCATTTTTCTTCACCTCCGTCTGTTTCGGGACTTTTATCTTTAAAACACTGTTTGACTAATAGACTAACAGTAGCTACAAGGCGTTCACACCGGGTAAACTAGCTTAGCATTCAAAACGTATTAACAGAGGAGACCCAAACTTTACTAGTTGCCATGGTTACTGTAACAGCGGTTGCCAAGCTCGCAAAAGCATCGCGCGACACCTGGAGGAAGAGAACTAGGGGTAAGACAAAAtctacaataaaatataaaataaaaacattacatgaaATTTAAGTTGGTATCTGCATACATTACTATGGTCAAGTCATATTAGGTTATTCAAGCTAAACTAGGCAGAAGGGATTTATTTGGCCACTTCCGGTTTTCATTTCTAAATTGAAATTATTATGTGAATGCAACGTAAAGCACAGAGGAGTTGTATATTAAGTATGGAACACCATAAGCTTGTAGGTGTTGACACGTTGATGGTAATTCAATTGATTGATGTAAATTCAAATGGATCATTCAGGATAAATACATGTCCCAACCTGTAAATCCTCTCTGTATCAGgtgttttctttaaagtgtCTCCCTTCTCTAAtcatatatacaaaaacattaactGGGACAATATAATCAGTCATCCCAGATAACAAAGGCATTCATTTATAGATGAACACGTACAAATACCCCAATACATTTCAGCTCGGAGAACTTGCTCTATAGGACTGAAGAATGACATTcaccataaataaatgaatatagcATCGGGTTTATTTTACATACATTACACACTTGGATAAAGTCACAAAGTCAAACCTGTTTGCTACAGCCATTTAGTAACCAAGCAACCATGAGAGATCTTGGTTTCACTTAAATGTTTCACCATTAGTCTCTGGAGCAGATTCCAGTTTGGGATCTTTCCCTGCAATGAGGGATTTTTATTTCCCAACAAACTGGAAATCCACAGTAGCAAGGGGATAGATCTTTGTCTTGTGATAAATAATCCAAGCAGAATGCACTGACAGCAGGCCTGGATCAGAACCAATGTCCACACTTACAAATGTAGTCCATACTGATCACAAAAATGACCAAAGTGGAGGAGCAAAAGTATAGTGCGGACATGTATGCCGTGGCGTCTTGTAGAGGAAGCAACAAAGAGTCCTCGTCGCCAAACAGAGCTCCAAGTTTACAGCATAAACTCTGGATGCTCTCTGGGTTTTAACAGTTCCATACTTTGAACTGTAAAGCTTCCTCCCACAGGATCCTATAATTGTATTGATGCAGCCCTGAGATGTCCAGCTGCACAAAGTAatacaatagagtggtgcaggaatgattCCTAAACCCGGAAATGatcattttaccacttctgaTTCACTCATCTTAAGGTCAACGGTGTATTGCACCTGTGTTTGGTTAGATGCCAGTAAATACAAGCTTCTTTATGTTTAATCTACAAGATCAAATAAGTCAGTAAATGTTCAACTGGTTAAcatctgaagcttctatgtgtcataaaaagcTGCTAACAAGCGACTAAATGAGATAACTAAACATCATGataacattagccacctttagcgGTTTTAGCAGGTTTTGGGAAAGTCATGCACCCTTGATGCAGTTTATTTATAGCCAAATGTTacctctttgtttctgttggtTGCAATTACGcttcaaaaaacataaaagtcGTGTTTATTGTGGGGATTATCCTCCTGAACAAAAAGTATAAGCATCGTAAATTCGTTcatgcaatattccaaaatccaattgaaaaatcccattgctttttgttaaGGCAGACCTTGCGATGCTAACATCGACATCAGCCAACACATCactcatcactgcaccactctagtAGAGACAGCAGTAAACCTGTTAAATAAGCAGTTTCAGCAAAAGCACCTTGAAGTAACTAATAGAACGTTTAACCCTGTAACCTGACCAGTTCATCGGCATACTGGAACTGCCCACTGTTTTCATACTCCAGCATATCAAGAGCCACCTCGCAGCTCTCCTTCACCACACGTTCTCCGTCACTGCGGAACTGCTGCAGCACGGCCAGACACTCGTCTTTGCCAATGGAGCCGAGAGCCTCTGCCGCCTCGTGTCGAACCATGGGGCTCTCACCGGAGTGCTCCAGAGCTGCGCGCAGGGCCGGGACCGCTGCCGGGTGCTGCATCTGACCCAGGACATAGCCGATCTCGTGACGGAAGAGAGCGCTGGAACACTGCAAGCCTGGACACAGAGACGGTCAAATTAAAGGTTATTGCTGGAGAGGATGTGgccagaccacacacacattctggaGCTGCCAAGTTCTTCAAGGCTTCTGGGGTGGTGCTAAgataatatatactttattgagCCCATACCGGGATTTGTTGTCGTTACAGCAGTATGTTAagacaaaatagaaaaatctcaggatagaaaaataacaataattcaaaagtaaaataatgaaaagtaatATCTGtaaactgtctgacaaatgAACACTATGAAGGGCGACATTATGGCGAACATGATTTAAAATTATTATAGTATTTAAATTACATGTGCAAGGAATAGCATatcaattaaatatgaatggaaAATGTAGATTGTGAAAAGAAGTCCAGTTATGAATTATAAGTCCAGTTAACAATCACAGAATTCTAAGTTATGATATAAATGTCACCGGTCTCTCCTTTTACCTGGCATATATGAACTCTTGAGTTACCAAAGAATGActaatatctttttttaatctttatgaCAGCGAATAAAAAGGCCATAACAAGGTGATGTCTCTGTAAGCAGCCTCCCACTATCGGCCAATGGGTAGTCATAATTTAAAAAATTCAATGTATGTAGGACGTTCAATTTAAGActggaaaaagacaaaaggtGATACCCACTGGGAAAAATTGGACACATACCTCACAGAAAGGGTTGACCACTTTTTGATATATTGTGATTAAGGAAAACAGTGTTGGCTACCATAATATTCTCTGATGGCCTACTCGTGACCCCTTGGTATTTAgccatgttattattattttatattattgtttctttgttgttgtacGTTTCCTTCAAGCTTAACTAGTGTGTTACTTTGATGTACTGTATGCAACTTATCCGCCTTTGTCCTAAAGTGTATTTTCTACTGAATTGATGTACTTATTTGTTGCTACAGTACTGTTTGTATTctattttttctgtaaaaatctgaaaataaaaatagagttcccaaaaaaggaaaaggtaaAGTCAGGCGAGACAAACACTGCTGAGAACtgcaatatttttaaatgactaaaacGGCTACGTCATAAACAGTGATGCGTAGattaaacaggaaacagtaATCATATATCTCACCGTCTCCCAGTGCCAGCACAGCCTCCTCGTTCCCCAGGTTACGCAGGGCGAACATGGCGCGGTAGCGTTCAAAGAGTGGCAGGGTCTCATCCAACAGGGCGACGCGCAGCTCTGACACACTCTTCCTCACTGCTGGGGGGGCGGGGTCCACGGAGTGGTAAGGGTTCTTATCTGTGTTCCCATCGTCCAGCTGCTTCTCTCCTCCGGTCTGCAGCCACTCCATTCGACGCACAGCCAGCTGACACGTCTCTGCAACCTGCATTTACAACCAGGCACTTTTAATCCTTAATACACTGGctttgtttgacatttgtgtttgaatgaCTGTTTCAGGGATAAGATAAGTACACATGGAAGTGGAGGATTAGTGAATGAATTCCTTGTTACGctaacattaaatgaaataaatataacttatAGCACTGCCTTGCTAGTAACAGAATACCTGTTTTGTTCTCACCTCTATGACGGGATCCAGACTGTACTCTTTCAGTAAGTCCAGAACCACAGGATCACCTATCGCACCCAGAGCCTctcctagagagagagagagagagagacacacacacacacacacacacacacacacacacacacacacacacacacacacacacacacacacacctcaagtATTATGTCTATTACTAAGAGCAGATAGTGAACATCTGAACATTTTCTGTGGCTGATAAGGTTGACTCAGCTCAGTACTGAACTGAAGTgctcatttgtgtgtgtaaatttaATATGTGCATTGTagtaaaagcaataattatTTAATGGACAAATACAGTCCACTGATGCACACTGAAttatatctctttttttttttactgagtgAGGGGATTTGAATGCTTTACATTAAGTGtttcaaaaggaaaatgaataaatataaacaacaattagaAAGAAATACACACTGAATGATATCAATATGTTTCTAATGTCTGTATGTTTAACTGATTTATAACTCCAATAATGAGGAAGATTTGTATACTCAAATCACCTTACAGTGATGAGTTAAATGAAAAAGGGACAGAGTAAATTATTCCCCCCCTATAATTGTAATCATGTCTGATTGTGGCTTTGGAGAACTTTGGTCCGGAGTGATATTTGACTCTTTTTTCTAAAAAAGGTTTGAGCTCAAATCAAACTGTTCtatgaatatatttcatttattatattacatgtaaagGACACTTTTAGACAAggcgacttacatacattctGATATCATAGATACGCCTACAGGAGCAATCTTTGTGTTCAGTATCTTGCAAATGGACACGTTTTGACTGCAATGGGGTGGGGGTAAGATGGCTGGCCCTCTGATTGGCAGATTCCTATTACCCCCCGGTGCAACAGTCGCCAGAAACAAACCACCAACCTCCTGATATAAAATATTCTGTTCCACCTGTTCTTGTGTTATGCCTGGGGAATCACAAGCATGCAAACACTTACATCTGTGTGGTGGGGTAAGAGAAAAGTACAGAGCacgacagtgtgtgtgtgtgtgtttacctgcttcATGCCTGACCATGGgctcctgctgtgtgtctttgagtACTGCAGTGAGGGAGGGGATGGCACTTGTATCCTGCATCTGTCCCAGGCAGTATGCCAGCTCGTGCTTCAGCAGGGCCGACTCATCACTGAAGGCCTTACTGATCCACTCCACAGCTTCAGCCCCTGACACACAGGTACAGCACACAAgtgaccaaacacacacttctagaCTGCTCATCCTGAATGCTTTGGACAGTGTTTTTTATACTTATATGTTTATTGTTCGGTTATTCATACACATAACTGAGTCATGGAAATATGAACCTATCTGTTGGCACAACATACCATGAAGGCGGACAGAATGAAGAGCAGGATTATATAgaacaatacaaatgataagTCTgtcgtgtgtgtttttggttccATGGCGTCATTGTAGttatttgaaaagttgaagGGATCCTATTGAGTCTGTTTttcttgtattatttatttagaaatatgacTATGTTTGTGTGAGCTGGTATTGGCATCTCATCATACTCTCTCATCATGTCCTTATGTGTATTTCTGTCCTAAACTTTATGTCACAAAAAAGGTTCAATTGACATGT
This DNA window, taken from Eleginops maclovinus isolate JMC-PN-2008 ecotype Puerto Natales chromosome 9, JC_Emac_rtc_rv5, whole genome shotgun sequence, encodes the following:
- the dohh gene encoding deoxyhypusine hydroxylase, with the protein product MTSVETVTAVGKVLVDPTVDLTRRFRALFTLRNLGGAEAVEWISKAFSDESALLKHELAYCLGQMQDTSAIPSLTAVLKDTQQEPMVRHEAGEALGAIGDPVVLDLLKEYSLDPVIEVAETCQLAVRRMEWLQTGGEKQLDDGNTDKNPYHSVDPAPPAVRKSVSELRVALLDETLPLFERYRAMFALRNLGNEEAVLALGDGLQCSSALFRHEIGYVLGQMQHPAAVPALRAALEHSGESPMVRHEAAEALGSIGKDECLAVLQQFRSDGERVVKESCEVALDMLEYENSGQFQYADELVRLQG